TCGCTATGTAGTAGAAGAGATGCTGCGCGGCGGCTATAATCTCGGTGGCGAACAGTCCGGTCATATCGTCTTCCTGGACTACAATACGACAGGAGACGGTCTGTTAACGGGTCTGCAGCTCTTGAACATCATCAAGGAGTCTGGCAAGCCGTTGTCCGAGCTCAAACAGGTGATGGTCAAGTATCCGCAGCTTCTGATCAATGTCCGTGTAGAGGACAAGTCAAAGCTGAATGGCAATGAAGCTATTGCACAGGCCATCCGTGAAGTGGAAGAAGATTTGGCTGGCAATGGTCGCGTTCTGGTTCGTCCGTCCGGAACAGAGCCAATCGTACGTGTCATGGCAGAAGGTCCAGATGCGTCACAATTGGAAGGGCTCGTGAATCGGATCGTTGACGTGGTCAAACAAGAACTGGTGTAAAATTAGTGTAAAAAGTTGCAGGGAGCGGTTTCTATGCCGCTCCCTTTTGCATACAACTAAAATACGAAGACGAGATATTGTCGCTCTTCACAAACTGTGGTACAGTGTTCATGTGCCCAAGCACAAAGAAAGAAAAAAATGGGAGGGATTGTGCAAAAAAGAACAAGCATCGTAAATCAAATGCATATCATTGAAAAGCGCCAGCACTGAGGCTGCCCGACATGGAGCCCAGTGGACGAGGTGGAGGTTTATCGAAGGATTCGGCGGATACCTCCCGGCAGCAGTATCACTGCCGCAGAGCGCAGGGACAAAACATCAGGGTGATCTGATGGACAAAACCTTGTGTGTGATACGTTTTTTTCCATTGCCGAAATAGTTGAAACAGCATGATCATATAAAAAACATGGAATGGCGGGGGACTCACCCCCGTACCATTGTTCGGGTCGAAGTCCCTCGCCAATTTGGAAGGGGACCATACACTTATGTGCGGAATCGTTGGATATATTGGAAATAGACAAGCGCAAGACATCGTGATCGGAGGACTTCGCAAGCTGGAGTATCGCGGCTATGATTCAGCAGGGGTCGCTGTCGTGAATGCAAACGGATTGGAGTACTCAAAAGCTCAGGGGCGTCTGGCAGTTCTGGAAGGCCGTTTGGAGTCGAATCCATTGTCTGGTTCTATGGGAATCGGGCATACACGTTGGGCGACACACGGAAAACCGTCTGACGAGAACTCCCACCCACATACAGACGAGAAATCTGCTTTTGCAGTCGTTCACAACGGGATTATCGAAAACTTCCTGCCATTGAAAGAAGAGCTGCTGGCAAAAGGCTACACGTTCACTTCTGAGACAGATACCGAGGTTATCGCTCACTTGCTCGCGGACATGTACGATGGCGATATTGTTTCTACAGCGCGTCGTGCTGTGCAACGCATGCGTGGTGCCTATGCATTGGGAATCATGACGGAGCACGAGCCAGATAAGCTGGTAGCGATTCGTTTGGCTAGCCCGCTAGTAGTTGGTGTGGGTCAAGGCGAGAGCTTTATCGGTTCGGATATCCCGGCTATTTTGGAGCATACACGTGACGTGTACATTTTGAACGAAGGCGAAATGGCTGTGTTGACTCGTGATGGTGTGGAACTGATGAACGCAGAGACCGGAGAGAAAATCGAGCGGGAACTGTTCCATGTCGAGTGGGATCTGGTACAAGCGGAAAAAGGCGGATATGAATCCTTCATGCTCAAGGAAATGCACGAGCAGCCTCAAGCTGTTCGCGATACCATGGGTGCCCGCATTGACGAGGACAACAAGCGAGTGATTTTGCCTGAGTTGAAAATGAGCGATGCGGAACTGGCGACATACGATCGCATCTACATCGTGGCATGCGGTACTTCCATGCACGCAGGTCTCGTCGGTAAGGATGTTATCGAAAAATGGACTCGCGTACCTGTAGAGGTAGCAGTCGCTTCCGAGTTCCGTTACCGTGATCCGATCTACACAGACAAGACACTGATGATCGTCATCAGCCAATCTGGTGAGACAGCAGACACGCTGGCTGCGCTGCGTGAGGCGAAGAAGAGCAACGTGAAGGTGTTGGCTATCACCAACGTGGTAGGCAGCTCTGTAGCTCGTGAAGCTGACGAAGTGATCTTTACGTGGGCTGGTCCGGAAGTAGCGGTAGCATCTACGAAAGCATACACCTCCCAAGTCGTTGCCCTGTACTTGTTCAGCCTGTATTTGGCTCAAGTAAAAGGCACCATGGCGGCTGTTGAGGTTGCGGAAGTCGTTGATCACCTGAGCGAGATCCCTGGCAAAATCGCTTCCATGCTGAATGACGATGATCAGATTCGTCGCTTTGCAGAGGGCACAAAAGAGGTAAGCAGCCTGTTCTTCATCGGCCGCAGCCTCGACTATGCGGTATCGCTGGAAGGCTCTCTGAAGCTGAAAGAAATCTCCTACATTCACTCCGAGGCGTATCCAGCTGGTGAGCTGAAGCACGGTACACTTGCGCTGATTGAAGATAATGTTCCAGTTGTAGCTTTGGCTACGCAACCAGACATCTACGAAAAAACGGTAAGCAATATCGTGGAAGTAAAAGCTCGCGGCGCTCATGTACTGGGCTTTGCGACTGAAGGCAACCACGACCTGGCGAAGAGTGTTGATGAGGTTATTTACATGCCAGCCACACTGCCAATGCTCACACCGATTCTGACCGTCATTCCATTGCAATTGCTTGCCTACTACGCTTCTGTCGCTCGCGGCCTTGATGTGGATAAACCACGGAACTTGGCGAAGAGTGTGACGGTTGAGTAAGGGTTGAAGGGAATAAGAACATCCTGTTCAGTTGTTCGTTGACATTAGAGTAAGTAAATTTACATTAGACTTGGTAAATAGTATAAAGTTTTTCTTTGATTAAAGTCATGTTAATAAGTCGAGTGAAATTCAGGTATGCACATCTGTTTTTCCTCGGCTTATTTTTATTTTTAAGCCATATATTTATTGAAACAAAGTGTTAGGTGGAATATTGTCTGTACCAGAGTGCAAATTAGGCACTCTGCAATTTCCAAACCCCGCCACAAGCTCTATCAGAGTCGAGGCGGGGTTTAACGGTATAACGTACTTTTTAACTTCTATGGTTCCTCATTTGCAAACATCTCCAACGTAGCTATAAGAATGTCTTTCTTTTTAGTATAGTAGTCTAAATATGGAGAACCTATTATCGCCGCACCTTCAATCATTGAACAAAAATCATAAACAGGTATAGGGCGTCCGATTCCTAGGGCAGCTCCTACTGTCGATAGTAATGCCAGTAAACGAACCGGGTTCCATTCCCATTCGAAGAGTTGAAGAAGTTGGATGGCACTAGAAGCTCTTTTCGTTTGCTCGATCGTATATACTTCGGGGAATCGCCCATCCGTCTTGTAGGCATGGAAAAACTCGTTGTAGTAAGCTTCTGCTGCGAAATCGATATCGCGGTACATTTCTCTAAAATCCGTGTAAGGTTGACTTTCATTCTTCATTACTGCCACACCAACCTTTCTTATAGGATGAAGTCATTGTATCAGGAAAAATTGATAGTAATAGAGTAAAAACAAACCTCAACCCTCACAATTATGTGAGCGAAGGGGTTTGTTTCAGTTTTTAGAAGTAGACATCCTAATCAAGTGGGCATAGCTAATGCTCTTTTTTATTAACTGTTCACTACGGCGTTAAACTAATGGGCAGATTAGTTCAATAATAACCAAATCGAGGTGGACATTGCCGGGATTAGATTATCTCGTCGATTCACAGATAGAGAATGACTAATTTGTCTTACAGAAAAATTCCGTTACGAACTCTAAGAATTTTCTAGCTGCTACAGATAAATATCGTGATTCAAGCCAAATGAACTTATAATTACGTTTCATACTGTGGTCATGAATCTTTAATAAAGTGAGTGGAGAGTCAGAGCTTCGTCCGCACTCACCTACAAGAGCGACACCAACGCCGGCCCGGACAAGACTCGCAATAGCAGAAGGCTCATTTACCCTGCATATATATTTAGGATGAATTCCAGCCTCTCCAAAAAAGATATCGTTCAGTGGTTGATAAAATTGCCCCTCATTGTAACCAATGAAAGCTTCAGTAGCAGCTTCTGCCAAAGAAATGATCTGTCGGTCTGAGAATCGATGGTTAGGAGAAACAGCAAGGTATACTTCTTCCTCCAGGACATGGGAGGAGCACACTCCAGCATTTTGCGTAGGTAACGCTGTGAGACATATGTCCACTTCTCCACTCAGAAGAAGAGGCTCCAGCTCCATCATAGAAACTTGGGTTATTCGGAAATCGGTTTTCGGGTATTGGGATAGAAAGTCAGCAAGTGGCCTAGACAGGAGCTCGACGCTCGTAACCGCTAAGTGAACACTGCCCGAATACAACCCAGAAAGTTCTTCAATTTCTTTCCTTCCATCTTCCAATGCGTTTAAAGCAATTTCTACCTTTCGAAGGAACGTTTTACCAAACGTGTTTAATCTAATATTTCTCCCCTGGCGGTCAAAGAGGGGGACACCAAGATCTTCCTCAAGTCGAGCGATTATTTTGCTTAATGCGGGTTGAGCAATTTGCAGTTCTTCGGCTGCTTTGGTCATATGTTGAATTCTAGCGATAGTACGAAAGTAATGTAAATGTGAAGTATCCATGATTACCTCCATTTATATACGATTTAGCATGATACTCATGAAAATCATGTATTAGATATTATTGATATTATGTTATAGTATCAGGTTTAACAATTGAAGTAAGCAATAAAGGGAGGAATTTCTATGGTATACAAAGAAGAGGAACCATTGGAGCATGATCGCGAACTTATCAAACATGTAGTTAATGAAATGGAGACAGCGTTTAATCGGCACGATGCAGATGCGTTAGACAGCCATTTCACACAAAACGCCACTTGGGTGAATGTAATGGGTGAAAAGTTGTCGGGTTGGGATGAAATAAATAAAGTGCACAAAATCGTCTTGACAGGTCCTTTAAGTAATTCTTATAGCAAATATACTGTTGACAGCATCTCGTTCATTAATTCCAATGTAGCTGTTGTTCATGTCCGTCAATATTCAACAACTTCCGATGGTAAACGAATTGGCGGAGGGCAAGAAAGCATTGCTATCTACGTAATGGTCAAGGAAACGAAAGTTTGGAGGCTAGCAGCAGGACAAAACACACTTCTAAAATCCGTCTAACTAGATATTGTGAGTTAAGCTAACGGGTTTCGTTAGTTCCATAACAACAGCGGTAGTCTAAGCCTTTATTTTCAGGTCTTAGGTCGCCGCTGTTTCATTTATTGGGTTCAGTCTTAAACTAAACCAGCTAATAGTATATAAACATTTTCCAACTAGCAATGCCGATGACTTTAAACGGTTTCCTTCAATGTGTTTCTATCTTAAAACTCATCTAGTTTCTTATTCCGTTAACTCCTGATATCACATCAGACAGCCATATATAAAGCATTCGATGGAAGCCGGATTCCCTATCCGCCTCAATAGCGGTATTGGGACAAGTTCAGAAACGTCGGCAGCCTTTCCTGTTGTCACAGAGACTGCCGAGCGGCCACAGCCAGGCAGATCTGACACTTTTCACCGCAGCGTCCTTCCACTTTTCTATCATGGTGTAGTGATATTCTTGCTCTGTGCTTTTCAGAAGGGTGTATCCCACATTTCCTTTTTCAGCTTGGCTTGCAGCAACCAGGGTTTTGGCCGTTTGAAGAAAGCGGCCATGGACTCGTGTTTGAAGAGAAGGAAAAGTTTAACATCGAGATCCTGAAGTTTTTAGAAGCTTAAGTAAAACCAGATTTTCACGCACCTTTTTTGCCGCTTAAGGTTGTTTTGGGAAGAGGTGGGGTATGAGCAGAAATAAAAGTTTTGAAATTCCAAAAGTACTGGATCTGGCAATCGACGTGTTTTGGCATAAAGGGTATGTGGGTTGTTCTATGCAGGATTTGGTGGAGCAGCTTGGACTTAGCCGAAGCAGCATTTATGAGACGTTTGGAAGTAAAGAGGACTTGTACCTTCAGGCGCTGGAGCGTTACGACCGGCAATCCAAACAGATACTGGCGGCTATCTTGTATGAACAAGGGCCGGCGAAAGAACTTCTGCTGCGCTATTTTCACGAGGTCATCGAATATACGCGTCGCAGAAGTTGCTTTATGGTGAATGCCTCGTTAGAGCTGGCAGCTTCCCACCCGGAGGTATTTAAGCGGGTCCAAGCCAATATGGCTGAGAACGAGGAAGCCTTTTACCAACTGTTGGAACGTGCGGTGCAGACCGGTGAGCTGAAGGGAACCTGGAATTTGAAAGCATTGGCCCAATACCTGGTTAATGTTATGCACGGGATTACGGTGACCACGGTAACCGCGGAACGTGAAATGCTGGACAATATTGTGCGCAGTTCGCTTTACTTTCTGCCGTGAGGAAGAGCCACAAGAGTAAACAAGATAAAGAGCTGTACGGCTGGAGCTGGACTTCGGCGTGCAGCTCTTTTGGTTTATATAGATCCGTTTAGCTCGACATTCTCCCGAGTGGTCCATAGTATCTCTGCTATGTCCCAAAAAAGAATCCCCCAATTATTAACGCCGGTAATCCTTAGCGTACAGGATACCGGCGTTTTAGTGTTACTGAGGTGTTTTCAAGTTACTTTGCGGTCTGTGTCAGTTACGCTGGTACTGTGACATTTTGCTTTGGTACTCCGCTCTTCGTAAAAAATCAACGGCACGGTCAGGGAAGTCCGTAAACACCCCGTCAACTCCTGCTGTGAAGTAGAACTGATCGAGCAGCTCCTCGAAGCTTGCTGCATAGGCAGGGATTTGTCCTTTATCCGCTCGGAAGGTGTATGGATGCACGTCCAGGTCAGCTTCATGAGCCTCTTTGACAAGATTGGTAATGATCAGGTGGTCTCTCGTCGACTCTTCTTTGATGATCATCGGCTTCCATGGCCCTACGCCGTCTGCGTATTTCGCAATTTCTTTCATCGCCCCTTTTTCAAACATCCAATCGTAGTTGTAGGGAACTGCCTTACCGTTTTCATAGATCATGGTTTCGTTCCAGCCGGTTTCTGCCATGAGCTGTACAAGCTTCACGTTCATATTCAATTGTGGATAGAGTTCCGTGCGAATCCGTTTTGCTTCATTGGGGTCGAAAGTCTGTATGTACGCTTTGTCATTCTTGGACACATAGCCGTACTTTTTCAACACCTGCAGCACTGCGAGGCTGATGTCCTTTCCTTCGTGTCTGTGGAACCAAGGAGCTTTGATCTCAGAATAGATCCCTACGTTACGACCTGTGCTTTTGTTCATACCCTGGATCAGTTCAATCTCTTCTTCCAGGGTGTGAACATTGAAGCTAGATTTCCAGAGAGGGAAGCGATCCGGATAGTCTTGCACTTGCTTGCCGTTTTCCACTGTGAAGACCTCTGTTGTTTTCAGTTTCTTGATCTCGTCAAGAGTGAAATCAATAACGTAGTACCTGCCGTCTTTTCGTTTTCGATCAGGGTAGACCTCCGCTACATTGGTTACGCTGTCCAGATAATGGTCGTGCATGATGAGCAGTTTGTTGTCCTTTGTCATGACCACGTCTTGTTCGATGTAGTCGACTCCCATCGCGTAAGCCATCGCTTTTGCGGGCAGCGTATGTTCCGGCAAGTATGCGCTCGCTCCACGGTGGGCGATGACAATCTTATCCGCTTCGGCAAAGGATACGCTTCCAAAGCTTGTTGTAATAGCGAGAGCGGCTACCAGGGATGTAACCAGTTTTTTCATGTTCTTCCTCCTCCATTTGGATGAAAAAAAGATCCACAAATTTCATTGGTAGGTTATACCATACCAAATGAAATATTGTGAATCTCCTGATCTCCATCACAAAAATATTATATTGTTTACTAATGTAAGGGATAAAGAAAGCGCTGTCAATAAATTGTTGGCGGCTGCCCTCTTAAAGCAGAAATTTGATATTCCATAACGAAAATTTCTCTTTCACGGCAGCGTCTTTCCTCCCTACAAAAAAACAGCAAGGCTGATCGCAGGACCAACCTTGCTGTTTTTCCGTCATCACGAAATACAAATTACAACTTCACAGGCTCTCCTGCGAATACTTCCAATTCCATGGCTCCTGCAAAAAAGGAAGGAGCTTCCTTCACAAAAGCCTGAAAATGAGCGCTTGCATTGTGGGCCGCTACTGCGGCAGCGTCCTGCCACTTTTCTACCATGGTGTAGTGATATTCTTGCTCTGTGCTTTTCAGAAGGGTGTATCCTACATTGCCTTCTTCAGCTTGGCTTGCAGCAACCAGGGCTTTGGCCGCTTGAAGGAAGGCTTCTTCCTGTGCGGGTATCACTTGCAGATGGGCATGTATAATAAGCATGGTTCTCTACCTTTCTTCCAACGAATTTGAATTATTTCCAGGTTGTCACTGTCTCAACAGGGAGACGGTAAGAGGGGTGTCCTTCCTTGGCTGCTTTCCCGATACTGATCAGCATGATCGGTTGATAGCGATCCTTGTCCAAATCAAACGCTTCTGCTATTTGATCCTTTTCATAGCCGCCGATAGGGTTCGTGTCATAGCCGAATGAACGGGCAACCAGCATCAATTGCATGGATACGAGACCGGCATCGATAAAATTGACATCCCGCAGGTCAGAAGCTGGTATATTGGCGTAATAAGGCTTCACGGCTTTCAGCTGCATGTCCTTCACTTCCTGCGGCATGTATCCGAGCTCGACAGCTTTTCCAAATATCTCATCCATATATTCCGCATTATCCATGTCGACGAATACGGCAATGACGGCGGAAGAGGTGAGTACCTGCGTTTTGTTGAAGCGTGCCAGCTCTGCAAGCTTTTCCTTCTCTTCTTGACTTTCGATAACCACAAAGCGCCAAGGCTGCATGTTGACTGAAGATGGAGCGCGTGTGGCTCCCGCTAGAATTTCAACCATTTCCTCGCGGCTGATTTTTATTTCAGGATCATAAAGTTTGACAGAACGACGACCAAACGTGATTTCACGAAAATCATTTGTTCTTTGTACGGTATTTATCATGTAAAAACAGACTCCTTTCTTGAACAATCAAATGTTGTTTTGCATCCGTTTGAGAAAATCAGTTAAGACCTGCGTTTCATCCTCGCTGAAGCCTTCCAGAATCTGCTGGATGAAATTTCGTTTCTCGCTTTTGTACCCTTCAATCCGATGATGTCCTTCTTCGGATAGACGAACGAAGGTTTCGCGGTTATCATTTGGATTTTTGTGTCTGGTCACCATGCCATCCGCTTCCAGTTGCTTCAGGTGGCGTGTAATGGCAGCACTGTCGATATTGATGTGCTTTTGTAGCTGGGACTGATTGATTTCGTTGCATTCACAAAGGATTTGCAAGATCGCGAGACGAGTAGAGCTGATTCCGGTACAGCGTTCGAACTTGGGACTTATTTTATTGGTTAATCCGATGAGCAGATTCAGTATTTGCTCCTCTTCAAATTCCTTGCGTGTCATGAAAAATGCCTCCCGGGGGCAATATGAATAGGAACTCAGTCATATATCCTCAAGCAATGACAACATACAGTCAGTTGAGCATGATAACTTGATAATATTTGACGCATCAATAATTGATACGTCAATTAATATAACATCTTATTTTATCGTTTGCAACATATGATCCCCGCAAAAGTCGCTGAGTTAACGGATGGATAGAAGGTACCGGTAAAAGTGGAGTTTAGCAAATAGGATAAAATCTTATGAGGGAACAAAGGATCGAGGTTGTTCGTTCAAGAAAAACAGCGGCAGTCTAGGTGGACTGGTGGCCGACTTAGCTCAAGACATGTGATTACTACTGGTTCTCTGGGAAAATCCACTTCTCACCATAACTCCTTATTAGGGGAACGTTTTC
This genomic stretch from Brevibacillus sp. DP1.3A harbors:
- a CDS encoding SgcJ/EcaC family oxidoreductase, whose amino-acid sequence is MVYKEEEPLEHDRELIKHVVNEMETAFNRHDADALDSHFTQNATWVNVMGEKLSGWDEINKVHKIVLTGPLSNSYSKYTVDSISFINSNVAVVHVRQYSTTSDGKRIGGGQESIAIYVMVKETKVWRLAAGQNTLLKSV
- a CDS encoding LysR family transcriptional regulator, producing the protein MDTSHLHYFRTIARIQHMTKAAEELQIAQPALSKIIARLEEDLGVPLFDRQGRNIRLNTFGKTFLRKVEIALNALEDGRKEIEELSGLYSGSVHLAVTSVELLSRPLADFLSQYPKTDFRITQVSMMELEPLLLSGEVDICLTALPTQNAGVCSSHVLEEEVYLAVSPNHRFSDRQIISLAEAATEAFIGYNEGQFYQPLNDIFFGEAGIHPKYICRVNEPSAIASLVRAGVGVALVGECGRSSDSPLTLLKIHDHSMKRNYKFIWLESRYLSVAARKFLEFVTEFFCKTN
- a CDS encoding nitroreductase family protein; this translates as MINTVQRTNDFREITFGRRSVKLYDPEIKISREEMVEILAGATRAPSSVNMQPWRFVVIESQEEKEKLAELARFNKTQVLTSSAVIAVFVDMDNAEYMDEIFGKAVELGYMPQEVKDMQLKAVKPYYANIPASDLRDVNFIDAGLVSMQLMLVARSFGYDTNPIGGYEKDQIAEAFDLDKDRYQPIMLISIGKAAKEGHPSYRLPVETVTTWK
- a CDS encoding MarR family winged helix-turn-helix transcriptional regulator, with protein sequence MTRKEFEEEQILNLLIGLTNKISPKFERCTGISSTRLAILQILCECNEINQSQLQKHINIDSAAITRHLKQLEADGMVTRHKNPNDNRETFVRLSEEGHHRIEGYKSEKRNFIQQILEGFSEDETQVLTDFLKRMQNNI
- a CDS encoding putative quinol monooxygenase, with the translated sequence MLIIHAHLQVIPAQEEAFLQAAKALVAASQAEEGNVGYTLLKSTEQEYHYTMVEKWQDAAAVAAHNASAHFQAFVKEAPSFFAGAMELEVFAGEPVKL
- the glpQ gene encoding glycerophosphodiester phosphodiesterase, which codes for MKKLVTSLVAALAITTSFGSVSFAEADKIVIAHRGASAYLPEHTLPAKAMAYAMGVDYIEQDVVMTKDNKLLIMHDHYLDSVTNVAEVYPDRKRKDGRYYVIDFTLDEIKKLKTTEVFTVENGKQVQDYPDRFPLWKSSFNVHTLEEEIELIQGMNKSTGRNVGIYSEIKAPWFHRHEGKDISLAVLQVLKKYGYVSKNDKAYIQTFDPNEAKRIRTELYPQLNMNVKLVQLMAETGWNETMIYENGKAVPYNYDWMFEKGAMKEIAKYADGVGPWKPMIIKEESTRDHLIITNLVKEAHEADLDVHPYTFRADKGQIPAYAASFEELLDQFYFTAGVDGVFTDFPDRAVDFLRRAEYQSKMSQYQRN
- the glmS gene encoding glutamine--fructose-6-phosphate transaminase (isomerizing); its protein translation is MCGIVGYIGNRQAQDIVIGGLRKLEYRGYDSAGVAVVNANGLEYSKAQGRLAVLEGRLESNPLSGSMGIGHTRWATHGKPSDENSHPHTDEKSAFAVVHNGIIENFLPLKEELLAKGYTFTSETDTEVIAHLLADMYDGDIVSTARRAVQRMRGAYALGIMTEHEPDKLVAIRLASPLVVGVGQGESFIGSDIPAILEHTRDVYILNEGEMAVLTRDGVELMNAETGEKIERELFHVEWDLVQAEKGGYESFMLKEMHEQPQAVRDTMGARIDEDNKRVILPELKMSDAELATYDRIYIVACGTSMHAGLVGKDVIEKWTRVPVEVAVASEFRYRDPIYTDKTLMIVISQSGETADTLAALREAKKSNVKVLAITNVVGSSVAREADEVIFTWAGPEVAVASTKAYTSQVVALYLFSLYLAQVKGTMAAVEVAEVVDHLSEIPGKIASMLNDDDQIRRFAEGTKEVSSLFFIGRSLDYAVSLEGSLKLKEISYIHSEAYPAGELKHGTLALIEDNVPVVALATQPDIYEKTVSNIVEVKARGAHVLGFATEGNHDLAKSVDEVIYMPATLPMLTPILTVIPLQLLAYYASVARGLDVDKPRNLAKSVTVE
- a CDS encoding TetR/AcrR family transcriptional regulator, with amino-acid sequence MSRNKSFEIPKVLDLAIDVFWHKGYVGCSMQDLVEQLGLSRSSIYETFGSKEDLYLQALERYDRQSKQILAAILYEQGPAKELLLRYFHEVIEYTRRRSCFMVNASLELAASHPEVFKRVQANMAENEEAFYQLLERAVQTGELKGTWNLKALAQYLVNVMHGITVTTVTAEREMLDNIVRSSLYFLP